AAATGTCATTAGCTTTGCATGGGGGTATTTCTAAACGAGAAGCTGAACGAAAAGCGCAAGCAATACTAGAAATGGTAGGACTAGGCGAACGGGTTAATTATTATCCCAATCAAATGTCTGGAGGACAAAAACAAAGGGTAGCGATCGCACGCGCTCTTGTTACAAACCCTAGTGTCATTCTTGCGGACGAACCCACAGCTGCTTTGGATAAAAAAAGCGGGCGAGATGTTGTCGAAATGCTTCAATATCTAGCAAAACAGCAAGGTTGTGCAATTTTATTAGTGACTCACGATAACCGCATCCTTGATGTTGCAGATAGAATTATTAGTTTGGAAGATGGATTTCTTACCTCATCAAAAAATACATCTTCAAATAATTCTCATCGGTTGGCAAGTTTAAAAGGTGAGTTGATTAATCATGTTGAAGATTTGTCATTAAAAGATTTTTTAAGTTTACTTCAGCAAGTGACAGGAGAATTTCAAAGTTTTTTAAGCTTAATCGATAATGAAGCTACAGGAAAGTGTTTAGAAGAAATTATCGAGGCAATAACTTTGAAAATTACACATTTATTACAAGCCGAGCGAAGCACTATTTTTATAGTAGATGATACTTCTGGAAACTTGTGGTCAGAAATTATTCAGAGTAATCGCAAAAAAATTTTAAAAGTTGGCATAACTGCTCATTTTGGTGTTGCTGCTCATGTGGCAGCAACTAGAGAATGCTTGAATATTCCCATAGCTTTGCAAGATTACCGCTATAGCCCAGCAATTGACGAACAAACTGGATATCAAACTCGAAATATTTTATGCTTACCAATTTTAAATAGTCAAAGTAAAGTCTTGGCAATTTCACAAGTTTTAAATAAGATTGGTAATAACTGTTTCGATCGTAAAGACGAGCAGCTATTAGGTGAATTCTCTCAACAGATTTCAGCTATTTTTGATATGTGGTGTCATTTACAAAAATTACATAAAACCTCAATAAGTGGTAAATATTAACATGATTATTTGCCCGGATTTGGCTTCAGAAAAATTTGCAACATTAATTGAACTGCTCCGCTTTAGAGCATTTTCGCAACCCGACGAAATAGCTTATACATTTTTACTAGAGGGTGAAAAAGATACAGTTAACTTAACTTATGCACAATTAGATAAACAAGCTCAAACTATTGCCGCTTATTTGCAATTCAAAGAGCAAGTTCTGCTGTTGTATCCACCGGGCTTAGAGTATATTGCAGCTTTCTTCGGATGTCTGTATGCTGGTGCGATCGCAGTTCCAGCTTATCCACCTCGTCCAAATCGCTCTTTACAACGACTTCAGTCAATTGTTGCTGATGCAGAGGCTAGTATAGTACTGACGAATACGGCTGTTCTCTCAAATTTAGAGCGACAGTTAGCGGAATTACCTGATTTAAGAGCATTAAATTGGCTAACTACTGATAGTACTGATAATAATTTAGCCAACAAATGGCAGCAGCCAGAAATAGATAGCGATTCCCTAGCATTTTTGCAATACACATCAGGTTCTACGGGTACACCCAAGGGAGTAATGGTTAGTCATGGAAATTTACTCCACAATCAAAAGATGATTCAGGCAGGTTTTCAAAATACAGAGAAAACCATTATTGTTGGCTGGTTGCCCTTATATCATGATATGGGTTTAATTGGTAATGTACTGCAACCTTTGTACTTGGGTGTTCGCTGTATTCTCATGTCTCCAGTTGCTTTTCTGCAACGTCCAATTCGCTGGCTAGAAGCAATTTCCCGCTACCAGGGTACTACCAGTGGTGGCCCTAATTTTGCTTTTGACTTGTGTATGCGAAAAGTGACTCCTCAACAACTATCTGCTCTCGATTTAAGCAGTTGGAATGTAGCTTTTAATGGAGCAGAACCTGTACGTGTAGAAACGATTGAAAAGTTTTCATCCACCTTTGCATCCTGTGGTTTCCGAAAAGAAGCTTTTTATCCTTGTTATGGGATGGCAGAAACAACTTTATTTGTTTCTGGTGGAATAAAAACAGATGCACCCGTTTACATCACAGTTCGAGAAGATGAATTAGCGCAAAACCGCATCGTTTTAGCACAAGGAACCGAAGGAACTCGAACTTTGGTCGGTTGTGGGCAGACTTACATTAATCAAGAAATTGCGATCGCAAATCCTGAAACTTTAATTCGCTGTGCTGCTGATGAAGTTGGCGAAATCTGGGTTGCGGGTTCGAGTATTACTCAAGGTTACTGGAATCGTCTCGAACTAACCGAGCAAGTATTTCGGGCTAATCTTGCTGACTCGAAAAAACAGTTTTTCCGCACGGGAGACTTGGGGTTCCTGCATAATGGTGAATTATTTATTACTGGTCGTCTAAAGGATTTAATTATTATTCACGGTCGCAACCATTATCCTCAAGACATTGAGATGACTGTAGCCGATAGTCACGAGGCATTAATACTCGGAGCCGGGGCAGCTTTTACAATTGATAGCAAAGGGGAAGAAAGATTAGCGATTGTACAAGAAATAGACCGTCATTACAGAAACTTAGATAATGATGCTGTTACCGAAGTGATTAGGACTGCGATCGCACAGCAGCATGAATTACAAGTCCATGCGATCGCACTGATAAAAATGGGTAGTATTTGCAAAACGTCGAGTGGCAAAATTCAGCGTCATGCCTGCCGAAATGCTTTTATTAACGGAACCCTAGAGTTATGGGGTAAAAATAAATAATTTTGAGCGGTTTTACGTAGATAGACAAAAAACAAATTCAATACATTCTTGTAGAACAATGAAAAACAAAAATTTAGAAGCAATTCAAGCTTGGTTCATTTCTTACATTGCTGATTTATTAGAAATAGAACCCGCACAGATAGACAT
The Nostoc punctiforme PCC 73102 genome window above contains:
- a CDS encoding GAF domain-containing protein yields the protein MTGEFQSFLSLIDNEATGKCLEEIIEAITLKITHLLQAERSTIFIVDDTSGNLWSEIIQSNRKKILKVGITAHFGVAAHVAATRECLNIPIALQDYRYSPAIDEQTGYQTRNILCLPILNSQSKVLAISQVLNKIGNNCFDRKDEQLLGEFSQQISAIFDMWCHLQKLHKTSISGKY
- a CDS encoding fatty acyl-AMP ligase; the encoded protein is MIICPDLASEKFATLIELLRFRAFSQPDEIAYTFLLEGEKDTVNLTYAQLDKQAQTIAAYLQFKEQVLLLYPPGLEYIAAFFGCLYAGAIAVPAYPPRPNRSLQRLQSIVADAEASIVLTNTAVLSNLERQLAELPDLRALNWLTTDSTDNNLANKWQQPEIDSDSLAFLQYTSGSTGTPKGVMVSHGNLLHNQKMIQAGFQNTEKTIIVGWLPLYHDMGLIGNVLQPLYLGVRCILMSPVAFLQRPIRWLEAISRYQGTTSGGPNFAFDLCMRKVTPQQLSALDLSSWNVAFNGAEPVRVETIEKFSSTFASCGFRKEAFYPCYGMAETTLFVSGGIKTDAPVYITVREDELAQNRIVLAQGTEGTRTLVGCGQTYINQEIAIANPETLIRCAADEVGEIWVAGSSITQGYWNRLELTEQVFRANLADSKKQFFRTGDLGFLHNGELFITGRLKDLIIIHGRNHYPQDIEMTVADSHEALILGAGAAFTIDSKGEERLAIVQEIDRHYRNLDNDAVTEVIRTAIAQQHELQVHAIALIKMGSICKTSSGKIQRHACRNAFINGTLELWGKNK